From a region of the Leptospira kmetyi serovar Malaysia str. Bejo-Iso9 genome:
- a CDS encoding GDSL-type esterase/lipase family protein: MAKYFFSLSLLFLFSSCSYLIKKSYTDYTSSNFECWAGVGYRSSEKFEQYRNLWSTMRKIYREENQRIKTANVVFVGNSLIQLFPNEILSKEFPGAVNRGIGGDMTELLLERLEEDVVVLNPKAIVLEIGGNDLIHGKCLYLIENNLVRILDKLNKSLPNTKIVILGIPPVRTQSLNSISPVINLTWVSIAQSYKNVVFLDNWQWLREKDRPALRPEFWLEQDKIHLNENAYKIWVDKLKPILLPYL; the protein is encoded by the coding sequence TTGGCAAAGTATTTCTTTTCGCTTTCTTTGCTTTTTCTTTTCTCTTCCTGTTCCTACCTGATTAAAAAATCATACACGGATTATACCAGCTCCAACTTCGAATGTTGGGCTGGGGTCGGTTATCGATCCTCCGAAAAATTCGAACAATACAGAAATCTCTGGTCGACGATGCGAAAGATCTATCGAGAAGAGAATCAGAGAATCAAAACGGCAAACGTCGTTTTCGTAGGAAATTCCCTAATTCAGTTATTTCCGAACGAGATTCTTTCCAAGGAATTTCCGGGCGCGGTCAATCGTGGAATCGGCGGGGATATGACAGAACTTCTTCTGGAAAGATTGGAAGAAGACGTTGTCGTTTTGAACCCGAAGGCGATCGTTTTGGAGATCGGAGGAAACGATCTGATTCACGGAAAATGTCTTTATCTGATCGAAAACAATCTGGTTCGTATTCTGGATAAACTCAATAAATCTCTTCCGAATACGAAGATCGTTATTTTGGGAATTCCACCCGTTCGTACGCAGAGTTTAAATAGTATTTCCCCGGTGATCAATCTTACCTGGGTTTCGATCGCACAATCCTATAAGAATGTGGTCTTTTTGGACAACTGGCAATGGCTCAGGGAAAAGGATCGACCGGCTTTGCGCCCCGAATTTTGGTTGGAACAAGATAAGATCCATCTTAACGAAAACGCGTATAAGATCTGGGTCGATAAGTTAAAACCGATTCTTTTACCCTATCTCTAA
- the bioB gene encoding biotin synthase BioB: protein MSTTVKTAEKIFSEVPSVVTREEGLEILNGSVPLTTCLDKAFQERNRYFENKVRIHILDNIKNGYCPEDCGYCAQRKNANSGVQEYPMKSETEIFEDAVKAKENGAYRFCMVTSGTGPNRPTTEKLASTIQRITNELGMKVCLSAGLLDEDKAQLLKAAGLDRYNHNLNTSENHYPEICDTHTYSQRAETLGSVSKAGIGMCSGVIVGMGETLRDIVDVAFELKSFRVISIPVNFFIPVKGHAIKNPSVLTPELCVRILCLFRLVNPDSEIRIAAGREGHLRSLSATALFAANSLFSAGYLNVKGSEMTETISMIRDAGFVPELADGGILPEDSEIDSLYSEKNFPELYKFKKS, encoded by the coding sequence GCCGAAAAAATATTCTCCGAAGTTCCGAGCGTCGTCACAAGAGAAGAAGGCCTCGAGATTCTAAACGGTTCCGTTCCGTTAACGACTTGTTTGGACAAGGCCTTTCAGGAAAGAAATCGGTACTTCGAGAATAAAGTAAGAATTCATATTTTAGACAATATCAAAAACGGGTACTGCCCGGAAGATTGCGGATACTGCGCTCAAAGAAAGAACGCGAACTCCGGTGTTCAGGAATATCCGATGAAGTCCGAAACCGAAATCTTCGAAGACGCCGTGAAGGCGAAAGAAAACGGCGCGTATCGTTTTTGTATGGTCACTTCGGGAACCGGACCCAATCGACCCACCACCGAAAAACTCGCTTCTACGATTCAAAGAATCACGAACGAACTCGGAATGAAGGTCTGTCTTTCCGCGGGACTTCTGGACGAGGACAAGGCTCAGCTTTTAAAAGCGGCCGGGCTCGATCGATACAATCACAATCTCAACACTTCGGAAAATCATTATCCCGAAATCTGCGACACACATACGTATTCTCAAAGAGCGGAAACGCTCGGTTCCGTTTCCAAGGCCGGAATCGGAATGTGTAGCGGTGTAATCGTAGGAATGGGAGAAACGCTGCGCGACATCGTGGACGTCGCCTTTGAACTCAAATCCTTTCGAGTGATTTCAATTCCGGTGAACTTTTTTATTCCCGTAAAAGGACACGCGATCAAAAACCCGAGCGTCTTGACGCCGGAACTTTGTGTGAGAATTCTTTGTCTTTTCCGTTTGGTAAATCCGGACTCGGAAATCAGAATCGCGGCGGGAAGGGAAGGGCATCTCAGAAGTCTTTCCGCGACGGCATTATTTGCGGCAAATTCTTTGTTCTCCGCAGGTTATCTGAACGTGAAAGGTTCGGAGATGACGGAAACAATTTCCATGATCCGAGACGCCGGTTTTGTTCCGGAGCTCGCGGACGGGGGAATTCTTCCCGAAGATTCCGAAATCGATTCTCTGTACTCGGAGAAAAATTTCCCGGAGCTCTATAAATTCAAAAAATCTTAA